Proteins co-encoded in one Sebastes fasciatus isolate fSebFas1 chromosome 11, fSebFas1.pri, whole genome shotgun sequence genomic window:
- the LOC141776418 gene encoding uncharacterized protein LOC141776418 yields the protein MQKALLLDVKKRNNREVVELEMEKTFAHRRHEVVRDVPMVEDFMARWPALFEVCEINAEFKRITTVPLQPKFLSQLDHYSDNLTRMFQKRKGQLGARLKTIIAQMADGMDENAVKEAIEDTTVGIYVLKEHASSDEPEDIGIVLESIKVLQDLDNVALAVAMLFGLMFALKLSYPADLRFTFEVVQKVFMELDGGKLSNKALTLKTLSVKGSETLHCQQKN from the exons ATGCAGAAAGCTCTACTCTTAGATGTAAAGAAGAGGAACAACAGAGAGGTTGTGGAACTCGAGATGGAAAAGACTTTCGCACACAGAAGACATGAAGTCGTTCGTGATGTACCAATGGTGGAGGATTTCATGGCTAGGTGGCCTGCTTTGTTTGAAGTCTGTGAG atCAACGCTGAATTCAAGAGAATCACAACCGTCCCACTTCAACCCAAGTTCCTGTCTCAGCTGGACCACTACTCTGATAACCTGACGAGGATGTTCCAAAAGAGAAAAGGACAGCTAGGGGCAAGGCTCAAAACAATCATTGCACAAATGGCTGAT GGCATGGATGAAAATGCCGTCAAGGAGGCCATTGAAGACACCACTGTTGGGATTTATGTTCTTAAAGAACATGCTTCAAGTGATGAACCTGAGGACATTGGAATTGTCCTTGAAAGCATCAAGGTGTTGCAAGATCTGGATAATGTAGCATTAGCTGTTGCTATGCTGTTCGGACTCATGTTTGCCCTGAAACTCAGCTACCCTGCTGACCTCCGCTTCACCTTTGAGGTAGTCCAAAAGGTTTTCATGGAACTGGATGGAGGTAAACTTTCTAACAAAGCACTCACTCTAAAAACTCTTTCAGTGAAAGGGTCAGAGACACTGCACTGCcagcaaaaaaactaa